The Marivivens sp. LCG002 genome contains a region encoding:
- the paaI gene encoding hydroxyphenylacetyl-CoA thioesterase PaaI, producing MTPQERAEKSASAMMQNDETLRWMGMSLDSVGEGTAVMSMTVEKQHCNGHGITHGGMTFALADTAFAYACNSRNQVTVAQHNLISYLARGKLGDRLTATAVEVKAGRSGIYDVTVANQDGKVIAEFRGFSRSIEGTLFKEDE from the coding sequence ATGACCCCGCAAGAGCGCGCCGAAAAATCCGCATCCGCAATGATGCAAAACGACGAGACGCTGCGCTGGATGGGCATGTCGCTCGACAGCGTTGGTGAGGGCACGGCTGTCATGTCGATGACCGTCGAGAAACAACATTGCAATGGTCACGGGATTACGCACGGGGGCATGACCTTTGCCCTTGCTGATACGGCATTTGCCTATGCCTGCAACAGCCGAAATCAGGTGACGGTCGCACAGCACAATCTGATTTCCTATCTCGCCCGCGGCAAGCTTGGCGATCGTCTGACCGCGACCGCAGTCGAGGTGAAAGCAGGGCGTTCGGGAATATACGACGTCACCGTCGCCAATCAGGACGGCAAAGTCATCGCTGAATTTCGCGGGTTTTCCCGCTCGATCGAAGGCACATTGTTCAAGGAGGATGAATAA
- the paaG gene encoding 2-(1,2-epoxy-1,2-dihydrophenyl)acetyl-CoA isomerase PaaG: MTHLVLVQDHGDWVEITLNRPDRLNSFTAEMHLELRGALEAARAAGKRAVLLTGAGRGFCAGQDLGDRDPRKMDTPPDLGETVRNYWAPLVRLIRNFPAPVICAVNGVAAGAGSSVAINCDIVLAASSAKFIQSFGKVGLIPDTGGSWQLTRLIGEARAKALAMTAEPITAQTAADWGLIWKCIPDEDLMTEARALAARLAAGPTFGYAQTKRAIDAAQTNSLDHHLDFEAELMRECGRSADYAEGVASFLDKRAPEFQGK, translated from the coding sequence ATGACTCATTTGGTTCTCGTGCAGGATCATGGCGATTGGGTGGAAATTACGCTCAACAGACCGGATCGCCTGAACAGCTTCACTGCAGAAATGCATCTCGAGCTTCGCGGTGCGCTGGAGGCCGCGCGGGCGGCAGGCAAACGCGCTGTGCTCTTGACGGGTGCGGGACGTGGGTTCTGTGCAGGCCAAGACCTTGGGGATCGCGATCCTCGGAAAATGGACACGCCACCCGACCTTGGCGAGACGGTCCGGAATTACTGGGCGCCCCTCGTGCGGCTCATCCGCAACTTTCCCGCCCCTGTCATTTGCGCCGTGAACGGCGTCGCCGCGGGCGCGGGATCGAGCGTTGCGATCAACTGCGATATCGTTCTTGCCGCCTCGAGCGCGAAATTCATCCAATCCTTTGGCAAAGTCGGCCTTATCCCCGATACAGGTGGGAGCTGGCAGCTTACCCGCCTTATCGGAGAGGCCCGCGCAAAAGCGCTCGCCATGACCGCAGAGCCGATCACCGCCCAAACTGCCGCCGATTGGGGGCTGATCTGGAAATGCATTCCCGACGAAGACCTGATGACCGAAGCCCGCGCGCTCGCCGCCCGCCTCGCTGCAGGTCCGACCTTTGGTTATGCGCAGACCAAGCGTGCCATTGACGCGGCCCAAACGAACAGCCTCGACCATCATCTCGACTTTGAAGCCGAGTTGATGCGCGAATGCGGGCGGAGTGCGGATTATGCCGAAGGCGTCGCCTCCTTCCTCGATAAACGTGCACCGGAGTTCCAAGGCAAATGA
- the paaZ gene encoding phenylacetic acid degradation bifunctional protein PaaZ, protein MTVQNIQSFVAGRWLDAGSQAREVKSAINGQVIGLAGGDLDVEAMLAHARTKGGPALRKMTFHQRAKMVKALALYLNERKSALYDISFATGATATDHMIDVDGGIGTMFVYASKGRVELPDDTILLDGEIERFGKGGTFVGQHVYTSLQGVAVHINAFNFPVWGMLEKLAQSLIAGVPSIVKPATATCQVTESCVRMMIESGLLPDGALQLVTGGLGDTLDRLAAQDVVSFTGSADTALKLRSNPNILRNSVRFSAEQDSLNASILGPDVQVGSEEFDLFIKEVHREMTVKAGQKCTAVRRIITPEGLVQPVIEALSARLAKTTIGDPKVEGVRMGAVVSGDQREDVLAKAAIIATEAERVYGGQDGLQVVGADAEAGAFVNPTLFHCADPDKAVKLHETEAFGPVSTIMPYRDLGHAIELANRGGGSLVASVITRDGAVAREVVQEAGAWHGRLYFNNAESMKDSTGHGSPMPHMVHGGPGRAGGGEELGGIRGVKHFMQRTAVQGSANLITAVGKRWVTGATEITKDAHPFTRQWGELELGETFNSPLRTITMDDIEHFAQFTGDTFYAHMDEDAAKRNPFFPDRVAHGYLLLSFAAGLFVEPNEGPVLANTGLENLSFQKPVTAGEAIKVRLTVKGKHPRNAEYAEVRWNVTITNQDDEQVAEYDLLTMVAH, encoded by the coding sequence ATGACGGTTCAGAACATCCAGAGCTTTGTTGCTGGTCGTTGGCTTGACGCCGGTTCGCAAGCGCGAGAGGTCAAATCCGCCATTAACGGTCAGGTAATAGGCCTTGCTGGCGGGGATCTCGATGTCGAGGCGATGCTGGCGCATGCGCGGACCAAAGGTGGTCCCGCCCTTCGCAAGATGACATTCCACCAGCGCGCCAAGATGGTCAAAGCGCTGGCGCTCTATTTGAATGAGCGGAAAAGTGCACTATATGACATCTCGTTCGCGACGGGGGCGACGGCCACTGATCATATGATCGACGTGGACGGGGGCATCGGCACTATGTTCGTTTATGCCTCCAAGGGCCGTGTCGAGCTTCCTGATGATACCATTCTTCTGGACGGCGAGATCGAGCGTTTCGGTAAAGGCGGCACCTTTGTCGGTCAGCATGTCTATACCTCGCTCCAAGGGGTCGCGGTGCATATCAATGCTTTCAACTTCCCCGTCTGGGGTATGCTGGAAAAGCTCGCGCAGAGCCTTATCGCGGGCGTGCCTTCGATCGTGAAGCCCGCCACTGCGACCTGTCAGGTGACGGAAAGCTGCGTGCGCATGATGATCGAGTCGGGCCTCTTGCCTGATGGTGCGCTTCAGCTTGTGACGGGAGGTCTTGGCGACACGCTTGACCGTCTTGCCGCGCAGGATGTGGTGAGCTTTACGGGATCTGCCGACACAGCTCTCAAGCTCCGCTCCAATCCCAATATTCTCCGCAATTCCGTGCGCTTCTCGGCAGAGCAGGATAGCTTGAACGCTTCGATCCTTGGACCTGATGTTCAGGTTGGTTCCGAAGAGTTCGATCTCTTTATCAAAGAAGTGCACCGTGAAATGACCGTCAAAGCAGGTCAGAAGTGCACGGCAGTTCGCCGCATTATCACGCCCGAGGGGCTTGTCCAGCCGGTGATCGAGGCGCTCTCTGCGCGCCTTGCGAAAACGACGATCGGGGACCCCAAGGTCGAAGGCGTCCGTATGGGTGCGGTGGTTTCAGGCGACCAGCGCGAAGATGTCCTTGCCAAAGCTGCGATCATCGCGACCGAGGCAGAGCGTGTCTACGGCGGTCAGGATGGCTTGCAGGTTGTCGGTGCGGACGCTGAAGCGGGGGCTTTTGTGAACCCGACACTGTTCCACTGTGCTGACCCCGACAAGGCGGTGAAGCTTCACGAGACCGAGGCCTTTGGCCCTGTGTCCACCATTATGCCTTATCGCGATCTTGGTCACGCCATCGAACTTGCCAATCGTGGCGGCGGTAGCCTTGTTGCATCGGTCATTACCCGCGATGGCGCCGTTGCACGCGAAGTCGTGCAGGAAGCAGGCGCGTGGCATGGCCGTCTCTACTTCAACAATGCCGAGTCGATGAAGGACTCCACGGGTCACGGCTCGCCCATGCCGCATATGGTTCACGGCGGTCCTGGCCGTGCAGGCGGCGGCGAAGAGCTTGGCGGTATTCGCGGGGTAAAGCATTTTATGCAGCGCACCGCCGTTCAGGGGAGCGCAAACCTCATCACCGCGGTGGGCAAGCGCTGGGTCACTGGCGCGACCGAGATCACCAAGGACGCGCATCCCTTTACCCGCCAATGGGGCGAGCTGGAGCTGGGTGAGACGTTCAACTCGCCTTTGCGCACGATCACGATGGACGATATCGAGCATTTCGCGCAGTTCACAGGCGACACCTTCTACGCCCACATGGACGAGGATGCAGCCAAGCGGAACCCGTTCTTCCCCGATCGCGTTGCCCATGGGTATCTCTTGCTGTCCTTTGCAGCGGGGCTCTTTGTGGAGCCGAACGAAGGCCCTGTTCTCGCGAATACGGGTCTCGAGAACCTCTCGTTCCAGAAACCTGTCACGGCAGGCGAGGCGATCAAAGTCCGCCTCACGGTCAAGGGCAAGCACCCGCGGAATGCCGAATACGCAGAAGTGCGCTGGAATGTGACGATCACCAATCAGGATGACGAACAGGTCGCGGAATATGATCTTCTGACCATGGTTGCGCACTAG
- a CDS encoding MarR family transcriptional regulator — protein sequence MTEIYMMPGNLIRRLNQISLSIFQDETKAAGLELTSVQFAVLAALAENDGVDQATVAGLIAYDRPTTGSVLDRLESRGLIRRETNPNDRRARLVWITEDGKEVLGRALPVVRNLQQSILTGLSQEEQETFIALAAKVAEAANDLSRAPLILPKAP from the coding sequence ATGACCGAAATTTATATGATGCCCGGCAACCTGATCCGGCGTTTGAACCAGATCTCGCTGTCCATATTCCAGGACGAAACCAAAGCGGCAGGGTTGGAGCTCACCTCTGTCCAGTTCGCGGTTCTTGCCGCGCTTGCCGAGAACGACGGCGTTGATCAGGCAACGGTCGCAGGACTGATTGCCTATGATCGCCCAACGACAGGCAGCGTTCTTGATCGCCTCGAAAGCCGCGGATTGATCCGACGCGAAACCAACCCGAACGACCGCCGCGCACGGCTTGTCTGGATCACAGAAGACGGCAAAGAGGTGCTTGGCCGCGCCCTTCCCGTCGTTCGCAATCTCCAGCAGAGCATTCTGACGGGACTGAGCCAAGAAGAACAAGAAACCTTTATCGCGCTTGCCGCCAAGGTTGCCGAAGCAGCGAACGATCTCAGCCGCGCGCCGCTCATCCTTCCCAAGGCGCCCTAG
- a CDS encoding cupin domain-containing protein: MSTQLGTLEELPQDYRDDMAAAGVAPLWPMMRNVLPHGAPRPVTKPGHWEFAALRPLLMRAGELTPVEKAERRVLVLSDPGRGTGAMQATSSIYLGMQLLLPGETAPAHVHTPSAVRIIVEGTGGYTVVDGEKLPMEEGDLVLTPGGEWHDHGHEGTEPVIWLDALDLPLFVYLEGSYAEEGPLQAQRNRPDASQVEYLASGLAPSRKHGAGVRRYPMMRYPWKRTKEALRELVKYNGGDVAELDYVNPETGADVLPTMGFTAMMLTKGAKEEPSLRSSSAAFHVIGGKGRTIVNDRVIEWGPKDTFTAPVFAKITHQADEDAYLIRVHDRPLQEKLGYYEERSR; encoded by the coding sequence ATGTCGACGCAACTTGGCACGCTCGAAGAGCTTCCGCAGGATTACAGGGACGACATGGCCGCCGCCGGTGTCGCGCCACTTTGGCCGATGATGCGCAATGTGCTGCCGCACGGAGCGCCGCGTCCCGTGACCAAGCCCGGGCATTGGGAGTTTGCGGCGCTTCGTCCGCTCCTCATGCGTGCGGGCGAGCTGACGCCCGTCGAAAAGGCCGAGCGCCGTGTTCTCGTTCTCTCTGACCCCGGTCGTGGGACGGGCGCGATGCAGGCCACTTCGTCGATCTATCTGGGAATGCAACTCCTGCTCCCCGGCGAAACGGCTCCCGCCCACGTGCACACGCCGTCCGCTGTTCGGATCATCGTCGAGGGGACAGGCGGTTACACAGTCGTGGACGGTGAAAAACTCCCGATGGAAGAGGGTGATCTTGTTCTGACGCCTGGTGGCGAGTGGCACGACCACGGGCATGAGGGAACGGAGCCCGTGATCTGGCTGGACGCACTTGATCTGCCGCTTTTCGTCTATCTCGAAGGGTCTTACGCTGAAGAAGGCCCGCTTCAGGCACAGCGGAACCGCCCCGATGCCTCTCAGGTCGAATATCTAGCCTCGGGCCTTGCACCGAGCCGCAAGCACGGAGCAGGGGTGCGCCGCTATCCTATGATGCGCTATCCTTGGAAGCGCACAAAGGAAGCGCTGCGCGAGCTCGTGAAATACAACGGCGGCGATGTGGCCGAACTCGACTACGTGAACCCCGAAACGGGAGCGGACGTGCTCCCGACCATGGGCTTTACCGCGATGATGCTGACCAAAGGGGCGAAGGAAGAGCCTTCCTTGCGCTCGTCTTCTGCGGCGTTCCATGTGATCGGCGGCAAAGGTCGCACCATCGTCAACGACAGGGTGATCGAATGGGGTCCCAAGGACACCTTTACCGCACCTGTCTTTGCAAAGATCACCCATCAGGCCGACGAAGACGCCTATCTCATTCGCGTTCACGATCGCCCGCTTCAGGAAAAACTTGGTTACTACGAGGAACGCAGCCGATGA
- a CDS encoding fumarylacetoacetate hydrolase family protein, whose amino-acid sequence MTDMLFELPATPSIPVKGEKAEYPVGRIFCVGRNYAAHAAEMGVEVDREAPFYFTKTPTAAILSGSTIAYPSGTENYHYEMELALVIGKDGFRVSKDEAMALIYGYCCALDMTRRDLQLVARSKQRPWDLGKDVEQSAVFSTITKASEFEVTEQRIHLEVNGEVKQNSNLSLLIHDVSAVVSDLSKYYHLRAGDVILTGTPEGVGPVVAGDKITGGIDGLDPIALTIGAAE is encoded by the coding sequence ATGACCGATATGCTTTTCGAACTTCCCGCCACGCCGTCCATTCCCGTAAAGGGCGAGAAGGCGGAATATCCCGTCGGTCGCATTTTCTGCGTCGGTCGGAACTATGCGGCACATGCGGCGGAAATGGGCGTCGAAGTCGATCGTGAGGCGCCGTTCTACTTCACCAAGACGCCGACCGCGGCGATCCTTTCGGGTTCGACCATCGCTTATCCTTCGGGCACCGAGAACTATCACTACGAAATGGAGCTGGCTCTCGTCATCGGCAAAGACGGGTTTCGGGTCTCCAAGGACGAAGCAATGGCCCTCATCTACGGCTATTGCTGCGCGCTCGATATGACCCGTCGCGATCTTCAGCTCGTCGCGCGGTCCAAGCAGCGTCCTTGGGATCTTGGCAAGGACGTCGAGCAATCGGCGGTCTTTTCCACGATCACGAAAGCCTCGGAGTTTGAAGTGACGGAGCAGCGCATCCATCTCGAAGTGAACGGCGAGGTCAAGCAGAACTCCAACCTGTCGCTTCTGATTCATGACGTCAGCGCTGTGGTCTCGGATCTCTCGAAATACTATCACCTTCGCGCAGGCGACGTGATCCTCACAGGCACACCCGAAGGTGTGGGTCCTGTGGTTGCTGGTGACAAGATC